The DNA region CTGCGAGACTGCTGCAAGTGCAACCATCATTCCGACTTCGACCGTGCTGTACCCCACGGCAATGGCCAATATCGGCACCACCACTGCCAGGGTTCCAAGGGCGAACGAGAACAATACCGTCGCGGCAATGCTCAGGATTCTGTCAGCGCCGGACAGGCCCACGGTCTGGCCTCTGCAGGATGATGGCACGCCGCCCTTGGGTCGGAGTCCGGTTAGAGAGCCGGCACGGCGATTTCTGCGCCGTGCCGGGCTTACCCGCGGACATGTTCGAGATAGGTGTTTGCTTCTTCCAGACCGACAACATCGCCGTATTTGTTGTCAATGTCGAAAAGGCTGGCGAGGTGCGGCAGTTCGGCCCGGTCTCCGACGCCCTCCTCAACAACGATGGTGTGGAATCCGTAGGAACATGAATCCACGGCGGTAGCCCGGATGCATCCGCTGGTGGTGCAGCCGATGAGGATCAGCGTATCGATGCCTTTGGACACCAGACGGGCCGCGAGATCGGTGCCGAAAAAGCAGGATGCATACTTTTTCACGAGCAGCATTTCATTGTTTTGGCGCTCGAGCCTGTCGTCGAGTTCCACCCATTCGCTTCCCTCAACCAACCAGCTGTTGGACGGGATTTTCCGGATCCATTTACCGGCCTCCTGCAGGTCGGTGTCGTACGCGACAGTTGAAAAGATGATCGGAACGCCAGCGCCCCGAGCTCTTCCAAGAAGTTCCTGGGCTGCCTTTAGCTGTTCGTCAAGGTCTCCGGCCAAGGGCGATCTTGAATCCGTGAATCCGCGGATCATGTCAACCACCAGAAGCGCCGGGCGGCTCCCGAAACCGATCCTTCCGCCCAGTCCCTTTTCCTTGAATTGGGACCTTAACCTCTGGTATTCCTCTCGGGCAGCAGTCGCAGACATGCTTTCCCCTTTCTTAGAGCGTTTCAGTACTCAGACACGTAGGCAAGCGGGCGTGCAGGCCCCCTGGGGCTAGACCTTGTTGCCCAGCCGCCGTTCGACTGCCCACAGGGCGAGGTTCCCGGCCAGTGCGATCGCAGCGAGGAGCACGATGATGCCGTACATGGTTGGCAGGTCCAGCATGCCGTAGGCCCGCAGCGCCAAAAGCCCGAGACCGGCACGCGCAGCGAAGAATTCGGCGATGATCACGTTGATGAACGCGATGCTGAAACCGATACGGATGCCAACCATGAGCGAGGGTGCCATGGCCGGAATGTATATCTTGGTCACGGTCTGCAGCGGGGATAGGCTCAGCGAGCGTGCCAGCTTGGGCAGGAGCGGGTTGATGGCGCGGACGCCTGCGGTTGTTGAGACCATGATGGGGAATACCGCTGCCAGCGCGGCCATCGCCGATTGCGCTCCCACACCCACTCCGAAAATCTGGAGAAGGATGGGAAAAAAGATTACGCGCGGGATGGCGAAGGCGCCTGCGACGATGGGATCGAAGACGGCACCGAGAAACTTGCTCCGGCCAATGGCATAGCCCAGTGGAAAGCCTATGGCAGCAGCGATGAGGAAACCGATAGCCACCGCCTGCAAGGTCGCGTTGAGGTGCCGGTAAATGGAGCCATCGGCGAAGCGCTTCGCCAGCGCGTTGAGCGAGTCAGTGGGCGAAGCGACGAGGTCACTCATGGAAGACAGCAGTGCCCACAGGAGCACCAAGGCCACCAACACGGCAGCACGCCACACGTTGTCCCGGATGACCCTGGATCTGTTCGCACTCTGTTGAGTGGTGACTGTCGGCAACGAAGGAATCGTTACATCGGTACTCACAGCATGTCCCTTCTGATGCGTTTCTCCAGCCAGGTAAGCACGCTGTTGACCAGTACGCTGAGGACGATGACAACAGCGATATAGGCCCACATGTCTGCTGTGTTCAGTTCCCGGTAGTAGAAGCCGGCGCGGAAGCCGACTCCTTGGGACGCGAGGATGAACTCCATGGCAACGGTGCCGATGACGGCGTAGATAAATCCGAGCTTCACGCCCGGGAAAATAAGCGGCGTCGCCGCCGGAAAGAGAACTTTTAAGTAGTACTGCCGCGGGGAGGCGCTGACCGAATTGGCGAGCTTGTGAAGAATAGGCTTGATGGCGTTCAGGGCAACCATCGTGGTCAGCGCAATTGGAATCAGGGACATCGATGCGGCTATAACGATGATCGGTCCCGCGTTGAGTCCCATCACGGCCAAAAGAACCGGATAAAACAACAAAGTGGGCATTGCATAGCCGGTGACGATGAAGGGCTCAAGGATGCGCCCTGCAGCCGGTACCCGCCACAAGAAAACCCCGAGCGGGACTCCCAGCACAAGTCCGATGGTGAACGCCACCAGAATGGTAGTAAGGGTTCGGGCTGCGTCCTGGCCAAACTGTTCCGTCGGGACGATCGAGGCCAGCCGGGTCAGAATCTCCGATGGTGGCACCATGAG from Pseudarthrobacter phenanthrenivorans Sphe3 includes:
- a CDS encoding ABC transporter permease — translated: MSVLEKTPAVPAKQKAAMVPRSSLVRWAIIVTLVVVLELTTRTGMISRSLMVPPSEILTRLASIVPTEQFGQDAARTLTTILVAFTIGLVLGVPLGVFLWRVPAAGRILEPFIVTGYAMPTLLFYPVLLAVMGLNAGPIIVIAASMSLIPIALTTMVALNAIKPILHKLANSVSASPRQYYLKVLFPAATPLIFPGVKLGFIYAVIGTVAMEFILASQGVGFRAGFYYRELNTADMWAYIAVVIVLSVLVNSVLTWLEKRIRRDML
- a CDS encoding ABC transporter permease, encoding MSTDVTIPSLPTVTTQQSANRSRVIRDNVWRAAVLVALVLLWALLSSMSDLVASPTDSLNALAKRFADGSIYRHLNATLQAVAIGFLIAAAIGFPLGYAIGRSKFLGAVFDPIVAGAFAIPRVIFFPILLQIFGVGVGAQSAMAALAAVFPIMVSTTAGVRAINPLLPKLARSLSLSPLQTVTKIYIPAMAPSLMVGIRIGFSIAFINVIIAEFFAARAGLGLLALRAYGMLDLPTMYGIIVLLAAIALAGNLALWAVERRLGNKV
- a CDS encoding N-carbamoylsarcosine amidohydrolase, whose amino-acid sequence is MSATAAREEYQRLRSQFKEKGLGGRIGFGSRPALLVVDMIRGFTDSRSPLAGDLDEQLKAAQELLGRARGAGVPIIFSTVAYDTDLQEAGKWIRKIPSNSWLVEGSEWVELDDRLERQNNEMLLVKKYASCFFGTDLAARLVSKGIDTLILIGCTTSGCIRATAVDSCSYGFHTIVVEEGVGDRAELPHLASLFDIDNKYGDVVGLEEANTYLEHVRG